The DNA region CCTCGGAAAAAGATCAAGACTGGCAGAAACCCGAGGGCGACAACCCGCAGGAGGATCGAGATGCTAGGCCAACGAACGTCGTACCCGAAGGCGACTGTCTGGGTCGCGATCCTCCTGCTGTCGGCCGCCGGGTTGCCCCTGCCCCTGCAGGCTTCGGGGATGCCTTTCGCTCCCGGGGAGCGGCTGGAATATGAGTTGCGATGGGAAAACATTCCGGCCGGTTCGGCCATCCTAGAGGTCCATTCACCCAAGACCATCAATGGCGAGACCGCCCACCACTTCGTGCTGACGGCCCAATCCAACGCCTTCATCGATCTGTTCTACAAGGTGCGCGATCGGATCGATGCCTACGCCGATTTGGATATGACCTGCTCTGTGCACTATGAAAAGCGGCAGAACGAAGGCCGTCACAAGAGAAACGAGGTAGTGGTTTTCGATTGGGATGCCCGGGAGGCGCGCTATACCAATTATGGCCGATCCAGGCCCGCTATCGAACTGATGGCGGGCAGTTTCGATCCCCTGTCGGCATTTTACTTCAGCCGAACGGTCGGCCTGGACATCGGGCAGCGGCTCGAACGGCCCATCACCGATGGCCGCCGGAATGTCATCGGCCGTTTGCGCGTGGTGGCGCGGGAAAAGATCATCCTGCAGAACGGCGCGTGCTACGATACGTTTCGGGTCGAGCCCGAGCTGAATCAGGTGGGCGGGGTCTTCAAAGAGAGCAAGGATGCCAGGATCCACCTCTGGATCACGGCCGACGAACGGCGTATCCCGGTGAGAATCAAGAGCAAGGTGGTGGTCGGGCACTTTGTCGGCGAGCTCGTATCGGTGCGTTGACCGCCGACCGCTACAACGCCGTTCTGTCTTTCAGGACCTCGAAACCGGATATGATGTCCAGCAGTTCATTCGTGATGTTCATCTGGCGCTGTTCGCGAAACAGTTTTTTCAAATCCCCCTGGAGTTCATCGATATTTTTTTCCGCCGATTGCATGGCGGCCAGGCGTGCCGAGTTTTCCCCGGCAAGGGACTGCACGAGGGCCCTGTAAATAGAGACGTAAAGGTATTGCCGGAACAGCTGCCGAAACAGCTCTTGACCGGAAAGCCCCAGCAGGGGGATGCATTTGCTCGGCCAGGGTGTCTCTTGATGGCGGCGCATCCAGCTGTGGTCGAGCGGCAAGACAGGATAGAACGTCTGTTCATACCCCATTTTTCCGGAAAGCGCATTGTGGCAGAGGTAAAACGACTCGGTGCCCCGGGTACGCTGCCAGCGTTCCAACTTGCCGATCATGTCGCCGACCATGTGGTGCACGGCGGTCAGGCTCCCCGGCGCCTGGTATTCAAGGGACGGCGGGTCGCCGCCATCGTCGATGGCGGCGGCGACTCTCTCCCCCACGCACCAGAACGTCACGGCCACGTCCTTTTCGCGGCGTTTTCGGGATTCGGCCAAGGCCGTGGCGGCGATGATGTCATTGAACTGACCGCACATGCCCTGGTCCGATCCGATGACGATCACAACCGCCTGCTTGTTCGAGACAGGGCCGGGTTCCACCCCGGCGTACCGGAACAGGGCCTGCCACCCTTGATCCACGACCCGGCGATAGGCTTCCAGCGACACCACGGCGCGCTCGTACTGCCGGATGTTGACAGCCGCCAGGCTCTTCATTGTCTTGACCACCGAGAGCAACTCCTCGGCGGTCCTTATTTTCTTATCCAGAACTTCCAGGGTCTGCATCGGGTGCCTCGACTTCCCTTATGGCATCGCGGATCACCTGATCCATCTTTTCCCACAGCGGATCGTCGGATCCAATGGTGTCGATACGATCCTCCAGATCAGGAAGGGCGGCCTCGATCTTCTCGAAAACCGCCTCCTGGGCCCTGGCCATCCGGTTTTCGGGGACAGGGTCCAGATATCCCCGGGTGACGGCCAGCAGCACGGCGATCTGCCGGGCGGCCGTCAAGGGGGAAAACTGGTCCTGTTTCAAGGCCTCCCGCACCCGCAGGCCGTGGTTCAGACTCTTGCGGGTGCTGTCGTCCAGGCGGGCGCCGAAGCGGGCAAAGGATTCGAGTTCGTGAAACTGGGTATAGGAGAGCCTCAAATCGCCGGCCACTTTCCGGTAGGCCGGTATCTGGGCCTTGCCGCCCACCCGGGAAACCGACTTGCCCACCTCCACCGCCGGCAGGACGCCCTTCTGAAACAGGTCCGGGGAGAGGTAAAGCTGGCCGTCGGTGATGGAGATCAGATTGGTGGGGATGTAGGCCGATATATTCTGAGCCTCGGTTTCTGCGATGGGCAGTGCCGTGAGGCTGCCGCCTCCCAGCTCGGTCTTCAGATGGGTCGCCCGTTCGAGCAGGCGGGAGTGGATATAAAAAATATCGCCGGGAAACGCCTCCCTGCCCGGGGGCCGGCGCAACAGCAGCGACAGCTGCCGGTAGGCCAGCGCGTGCCGGGTCAGATCGTCATAAACGACCATGACGTCCTCGCCTCGGTGCATGAAATATTCGGCCATGGTGGTGGCCGCGTAGGGTGCGATATACTGAAGCCCGGGCGGGTCGTCCCCTTCCACCACCACGACGGTGGTATAGTCCATGGCGCCCCGCTCCTTGAGGTCGGAGATGGTCTTGGCCACACCGGCGCTCCGCTGGCCGATGGCGCAGTAGATGCATTTGACCCCTTTGCCCCGCTGGTTGATGATGGTGTCCAGCGCGATGGCGGTCTTTCCCGTCTGCCGATCGCCAAGGATCAATTCCCGCTGCCCCCGGCCGATGGGAATCAAGGCATCCACCACCTTGAGGCCGGTTTGCAGGGGCTTGACCACCGGAGAGCGGTCCAGAATGGGCGGCGCCTCCTTGAGGACCTCGCGCCGCTCCGTTTCCCCCATGGACCCGAGCCCGTCCAGCGGACGGCCCAGGGGATCCACTACACGCCCCAGGAACTCCGGGCCGACGGGCATGTCCAGGATGCGATGGGTTCTGGCCACGCGCTGACCCGAAGCCAGGGTGTCGTTGGACCCGAAGAGCACGATTCCCACCCGGTCGGGAAGAATATCGAGCACCATGCCCATGCTTTCGTCGTCGAAGAGCACCAGTTCCTCGAATTGGACCCGGGTCAATCCGCCGACCCAGACAATGCCTTCTTCCACGGATCGGATGGTGCCGATCTCTTCGGTTTCCGGCAGGGGGCTGTAATTCTCCATGGCCTGGCCCATGGCCCGGGAAACTTCATCGAGGATGGAATGGATATCGAACTCTTTCATGCGGCATTCCGGCGCTTTGGTGGAATGGCCCGAAGAATTTCCTTCTCCAGGTCCTTGATATACTTGTCCAGGTTCCAGGCCACTTTCCGGTCGCCAGCCAGGGCTTCGATGCCCATGCCCAGGTCCCGGGAGATCTCGAACCCAATGCTTCCGGCAGATGGAAACCACCGGGCGAACATGTCCCGAACCCTTGCCTTGTCCGCTTCGCCGAGTTCGAATCCGGAGATCAACCGCACGGGACCGGCATAGGTGGCACTCTGAAATTCGTTCTTCCCTTCCGCCATTTTTTCCATGAAGACAGAGATGATCCGTGACTCGAGCTTGTCGTCGGCCAGATCCCGGATCACCTGGCCGCCCATGCGCATCACCTGGCGGACGGCATCGGTTTTGAGGTTCATCAGGAAGGCCTGTCGATCGTTGTCCACCTTTTCCATCCAGGATTGACGCAGGGCCTCGATCTCCGTCCGAAGCCGTTCGATCTTTTCTGTCCGCCACTGTTCGACTTCGGTCTTGGCGTCGGCCATCAATTTGGCGCGATCTTCCGTCAAAGCCCGCTGCTGGGCGGCCAGTTCTTCGGCGCGCCGCCGGGCGTCCTCTTTCGCCGCTTCGGATTGCGCCACGGATGCTGCGATGCGCGCCTCGCGGTCCGCCATGGCCCGCATCACCGGGCCATACAGGAACCGCTTCAGCAGCAGCACCAGCACCAGGAAATTGACCATCTGGGCGAAAACCGTGAATCCGTCGATGAGCACGTGTTACCCCCCGGCCTGGGATAAAAAATAGTTCCAGAAAGGATTGGCGAAAATCAAAATCATGGTCACCACAAAGGCGTAAATGGCGGTGGATTCCACCATGGCCATGCCGACGAAGAGGGTCCGGGTGATGGCGTTGGTCTCGTCGGGCTGTTGGGCGATGGAGGCCAGGGCCTGGGCCAGGGCCCGCCCCTCACCGATGGCCGGACCGATGCCACCGATGCAGATGCACAAGCCCGAGGCCACTATGGAGGCCACGGCCACCCATGCTAAATCACTCATAGCGCTTCTCCTTTGGTCGTTTTCCGGATCTGGTTTGAGCTTCCATGGCGGCGCCGATGTACACCGCCGCCAGTATGGTGAAAATATAGGCCTGAACAACACCGGTGAGCAGCCCGAGCAGTTGCATCGGCACAGGGAAAAAAAGCGGTGCGATGAGCAGTAAAATGGCACCGATCATGTTGCTGCTCATGACATTGCCGAAAAGACGAACGGCCAGGGCCAGGGTTCTGCTGATCTCTCCCATGATGTTGAAGGGAAGCATGAAGAAGGAGGGCCTGAGATAATTGGAGAGATAGTCCACAACCCCCATTTTAGAGACGCCGTAAACGGGCACGGCCACGAACACGACCAGGGCGAAGGCGCTGGTGGTGGAGAGGGAGCCGGTGGGCGGATGAAATCCGGGAACGACGGACAGAACGTTGGAAACGGCGATAAACAGAAACAGGGTACCCAGCAAGGGCAGCAGGCCTTTGGGTTGATGCGGCGTGACCGCTTTGAGTTGCCCGCTGATGGCGGACACAACCGCTTCGAGGATGATTTGCCGGCGCGACACCCTTCCGGTCGATGAGAGTCGCCGGGTCAGAAGCCACGATCCGACGGCCAGCAGAGCCATGACCGCCCAGGTGAAGAGAATGGTCCGGTTCAGAACCAGGAGGCCCGATTGCCAGAAGATGACGTTGTCCGGACTAATGTGCACGGTGATGCCCTCCCTTGTGTGCCAGGCCGATCCAACGCGTCATCAGAAACCGCATGACGCCGAAACCGACCAGGGCCGACCCGAAAGCCGCAACGCTGTGTTGCAGGGCCAGCCACAAGCCGGCCAGGGCCGCCACGGCACGCACGAAAAAGCTGATCCCCAGAAATCGCCGGGGGGATCTGCGGCGGGAGATATCCTTGAGGCTCCACCACAGGCCGCCGAAAAACAAGAGACCGAGGAAGGCGCCCCACGCGGCGCCGATGCCGATGTCCAGGGGATCAATTGCCATTGTCCTCTCTTTCTTGGCGGATGGCCTCCCGTTGACGGGAGATCCAGACCCACGCGTTGATGCATCCCATGGCAAGGCCGAACACCATGAGCATCAGGGTCCACGAATACCGGCCCGAATATTTGATATCGATCCAGAGCCCGATGAAAATACCGGCCAGGGTGGGAACGGCCACGGACCAGCCCACCAACCCGAACATGCCCAGGCCGAACCAGAAGGTCTCCTCTTTTTTCTTATCAGCCCGCAGTTTGCGTTTTTCGCGGACCGCCACGGCCCCTCTGAACGACCGTTCCTTTTTGTCGAAGGCTTCAGGCACTTTTCCCGAACTCCATAAATCGACGGATGAAACCGGCCTCCAGGCGGGCGACAGCCGTTCGGGCCTGCTTTTCCCGATCATCCATCTCGTTGACCATCCGGTCCACTGTCGCTTTGAGCAAGCCCAGTTCACCGGAGACGGCCAACTGAGTGGCGATGGTGACCCGCTCCTGCTGTTTGACCAGGATGCCGCCTTTCACGGCGAGGAATTGCTCCGGCCCGGACGGCGGCAGGTATCTCAGGATACCCGGCACCAGGGCGGTCACAAAATCGATGTGCCGGGGCAGGATACCGAAGGATCCGGCCGGCCCTTCGCCTACGATTTTCGTCGCGGCCGTGTCCAGAAAAATATCCGTGGGCAAGTAGATGGTCAGGTTCACGAGGCTCCCTCCTGCGCCCCTTCGGCCGCCGATTCGGCCGCCGATTCGGAGCGAACCTCATCCAAGGTGCCGATCATGTAGAGGGCGCTTTCGGGAACCTTCGAGAATTCGTCGTTCAAAATCCGCTCGCACCCCGAAATCGTCTCCTCGATGTCCACGAAGCGCCCTTCGATGCCGGTAAACTGGACGGTGGTGAAAAAGGGCTGGGTCAAAAACCGTTCCAGGCGCCGGGCGCGATATACGGTGTTGCGA from Desulfatitalea tepidiphila includes:
- a CDS encoding DUF3108 domain-containing protein, whose translation is MLGQRTSYPKATVWVAILLLSAAGLPLPLQASGMPFAPGERLEYELRWENIPAGSAILEVHSPKTINGETAHHFVLTAQSNAFIDLFYKVRDRIDAYADLDMTCSVHYEKRQNEGRHKRNEVVVFDWDAREARYTNYGRSRPAIELMAGSFDPLSAFYFSRTVGLDIGQRLERPITDGRRNVIGRLRVVAREKIILQNGACYDTFRVEPELNQVGGVFKESKDARIHLWITADERRIPVRIKSKVVVGHFVGELVSVR
- a CDS encoding F0F1 ATP synthase subunit gamma, whose translation is MQTLEVLDKKIRTAEELLSVVKTMKSLAAVNIRQYERAVVSLEAYRRVVDQGWQALFRYAGVEPGPVSNKQAVVIVIGSDQGMCGQFNDIIAATALAESRKRREKDVAVTFWCVGERVAAAIDDGGDPPSLEYQAPGSLTAVHHMVGDMIGKLERWQRTRGTESFYLCHNALSGKMGYEQTFYPVLPLDHSWMRRHQETPWPSKCIPLLGLSGQELFRQLFRQYLYVSIYRALVQSLAGENSARLAAMQSAEKNIDELQGDLKKLFREQRQMNITNELLDIISGFEVLKDRTAL
- a CDS encoding alternate F1F0 ATPase, F1 subunit alpha yields the protein MKEFDIHSILDEVSRAMGQAMENYSPLPETEEIGTIRSVEEGIVWVGGLTRVQFEELVLFDDESMGMVLDILPDRVGIVLFGSNDTLASGQRVARTHRILDMPVGPEFLGRVVDPLGRPLDGLGSMGETERREVLKEAPPILDRSPVVKPLQTGLKVVDALIPIGRGQRELILGDRQTGKTAIALDTIINQRGKGVKCIYCAIGQRSAGVAKTISDLKERGAMDYTTVVVVEGDDPPGLQYIAPYAATTMAEYFMHRGEDVMVVYDDLTRHALAYRQLSLLLRRPPGREAFPGDIFYIHSRLLERATHLKTELGGGSLTALPIAETEAQNISAYIPTNLISITDGQLYLSPDLFQKGVLPAVEVGKSVSRVGGKAQIPAYRKVAGDLRLSYTQFHELESFARFGARLDDSTRKSLNHGLRVREALKQDQFSPLTAARQIAVLLAVTRGYLDPVPENRMARAQEAVFEKIEAALPDLEDRIDTIGSDDPLWEKMDQVIRDAIREVEAPDADPGSSG
- a CDS encoding F0F1 ATP synthase subunit B family protein translates to MLIDGFTVFAQMVNFLVLVLLLKRFLYGPVMRAMADREARIAASVAQSEAAKEDARRRAEELAAQQRALTEDRAKLMADAKTEVEQWRTEKIERLRTEIEALRQSWMEKVDNDRQAFLMNLKTDAVRQVMRMGGQVIRDLADDKLESRIISVFMEKMAEGKNEFQSATYAGPVRLISGFELGEADKARVRDMFARWFPSAGSIGFEISRDLGMGIEALAGDRKVAWNLDKYIKDLEKEILRAIPPKRRNAA
- a CDS encoding F0F1 ATP synthase subunit C — its product is MSDLAWVAVASIVASGLCICIGGIGPAIGEGRALAQALASIAQQPDETNAITRTLFVGMAMVESTAIYAFVVTMILIFANPFWNYFLSQAGG
- a CDS encoding F0F1 ATP synthase subunit A, whose product is MHISPDNVIFWQSGLLVLNRTILFTWAVMALLAVGSWLLTRRLSSTGRVSRRQIILEAVVSAISGQLKAVTPHQPKGLLPLLGTLFLFIAVSNVLSVVPGFHPPTGSLSTTSAFALVVFVAVPVYGVSKMGVVDYLSNYLRPSFFMLPFNIMGEISRTLALAVRLFGNVMSSNMIGAILLLIAPLFFPVPMQLLGLLTGVVQAYIFTILAAVYIGAAMEAQTRSGKRPKEKRYE
- a CDS encoding N-ATPase subunit AtpR; translation: MAIDPLDIGIGAAWGAFLGLLFFGGLWWSLKDISRRRSPRRFLGISFFVRAVAALAGLWLALQHSVAAFGSALVGFGVMRFLMTRWIGLAHKGGHHRAH
- a CDS encoding AtpZ/AtpI family protein, which codes for MPEAFDKKERSFRGAVAVREKRKLRADKKKEETFWFGLGMFGLVGWSVAVPTLAGIFIGLWIDIKYSGRYSWTLMLMVFGLAMGCINAWVWISRQREAIRQEREDNGN
- a CDS encoding ATP synthase F0F1 subunit epsilon, encoding MNLTIYLPTDIFLDTAATKIVGEGPAGSFGILPRHIDFVTALVPGILRYLPPSGPEQFLAVKGGILVKQQERVTIATQLAVSGELGLLKATVDRMVNEMDDREKQARTAVARLEAGFIRRFMEFGKSA